A single Triticum dicoccoides isolate Atlit2015 ecotype Zavitan chromosome 2A, WEW_v2.0, whole genome shotgun sequence DNA region contains:
- the LOC119352162 gene encoding glycine-rich protein 23-like, whose protein sequence is MVRALGLAAGSAHYAPSNVVGLALGFVAALAIVAIAVFGCAGHKKRPADKKRRRRRGGGGDGGGGGDDGGGYGDGGGGGDGGGGGGGGGDGGGGGGC, encoded by the coding sequence ATGGTGCGGGCGCTGGGTCTCGCTGCTGGCTCGGCGCACTACGCGCCCAGCAATGttgtgggtctagctttgggctttgtGGCTGCGCTTGCCATCGTGGCCATCGCCGTGTTTGGCTGCGCCGGCCACAAGAAGCGTCCCGCGGATAAGAAGCGCAGACGTCGTCGCGGAggcggaggcgacggcggcggaggaggggaTGACGGCGGCGGATATGGGGACGGTGGGGGCggaggtgacggtggtggtggtggcggcgggggaGGTGACGGCGGGGGCGGAGGAGGCTGCTAA